From Bifidobacterium sp. ESL0790, one genomic window encodes:
- a CDS encoding penicillin-binding transpeptidase domain-containing protein: MNKYLRQLFTAVVVLFTVLGLSSTIITAIRANVLNANPLNERGLYHEVGAPRGSILASDGTVLAKSEPVNDPFEYQRSYADGRLYAPVTGYFSISQRADRGIEASRNKLLTGESNELAWQKFKSLFNGSENKGASIETSIDPKLQAVTYEQLASHDAAAVAIEPKTGRILAMVSTPSYDPSTLAGHDTKQVNQTYSQLTSEDSNPMLNRTVSQLYPPGSTFKTVVAAAALESGNYQPDTQIPAGASYTLPNTATQLTNVEGSANGVDGKISFEDALAYSSNTAFAQLGVSLGDKTIDEQAKKFGFGSPVNIDGSESTGNPMQAMSSKFPTEATPDKLALASIGQGDTQETPLQNAMIAAAIANNGTLMKPTLVDRVRSSDLTVISKTTPSVMSQAMSKDSASKLNQMMKAVVTKENANLAINGTQVAAKTGTAQIGISNASIDGWVIGYAPADDPKIAVAVVVHHTDVLGSYAAGPIMKAMMEEALGK; the protein is encoded by the coding sequence ATGAACAAATACCTTCGTCAACTGTTCACGGCCGTGGTCGTCCTCTTCACCGTCTTGGGCCTTTCGAGCACCATCATCACGGCCATCCGCGCCAACGTGCTCAACGCCAACCCGCTCAACGAGCGCGGCCTCTACCACGAGGTGGGCGCCCCACGCGGTTCCATCCTCGCCTCCGACGGCACCGTGCTCGCCAAGTCCGAGCCCGTCAACGACCCCTTCGAATACCAGCGTTCCTACGCCGACGGCAGGCTCTACGCGCCCGTGACCGGCTACTTCTCGATTAGCCAGCGCGCCGATCGCGGCATCGAGGCCTCGCGCAACAAGCTGCTGACCGGCGAATCCAACGAGCTGGCCTGGCAGAAGTTCAAGTCGCTGTTCAACGGCAGCGAGAACAAGGGCGCCTCCATCGAGACCTCCATCGATCCGAAGCTGCAGGCGGTCACCTACGAGCAGCTGGCCAGCCATGACGCGGCGGCCGTGGCCATCGAGCCCAAGACCGGCCGCATCCTGGCCATGGTCTCCACGCCGAGCTACGACCCCTCGACCCTCGCCGGCCACGACACCAAGCAGGTCAACCAGACCTACTCCCAGCTCACCAGCGAGGATTCCAACCCGATGCTCAACCGCACCGTCTCGCAGCTCTACCCGCCCGGGTCCACGTTCAAGACCGTCGTGGCCGCCGCCGCGCTCGAGAGCGGCAACTACCAGCCCGACACGCAGATTCCCGCCGGCGCAAGCTATACGTTGCCCAACACGGCCACACAGCTGACCAACGTGGAGGGCAGCGCCAACGGCGTGGACGGCAAGATATCCTTCGAAGACGCGCTGGCCTATTCGTCCAACACCGCCTTCGCGCAACTGGGCGTCTCGCTGGGCGACAAGACTATCGACGAGCAAGCCAAGAAGTTCGGCTTCGGCTCGCCAGTGAACATCGACGGTTCCGAAAGCACGGGCAACCCCATGCAGGCGATGTCGTCGAAGTTCCCCACCGAGGCCACGCCCGACAAGCTCGCGCTGGCCTCCATCGGCCAGGGTGACACGCAGGAGACCCCGTTGCAGAACGCCATGATCGCCGCCGCCATCGCCAACAACGGCACGCTGATGAAGCCGACCCTGGTCGACCGCGTGCGTTCCAGCGACCTGACGGTGATCTCGAAGACCACGCCGAGCGTGATGAGCCAGGCGATGAGCAAGGATTCGGCGAGCAAGCTCAACCAGATGATGAAGGCCGTGGTCACCAAGGAGAACGCGAACCTGGCCATCAACGGCACGCAGGTGGCCGCCAAAACCGGCACCGCGCAGATCGGCATCAGCAACGCGAGCATCGACGGCTGGGTGATCGGCTACGCGCCCGCGGACGACCCGAAGATCGCCGTGGCGGTGGTGGTGCACCACACGGACGTGCTCGGCAGCTACGCCGCGGGTCCGATCATGAAAGCGATGATGGAGGAGGCACTGGGCAAATGA